Within Amycolatopsis sp. FDAARGOS 1241, the genomic segment GCGGGCGGCGGGCCTCCTAGGATGGCGCAGCGGGTCACCGGCGCGAGACGGGAGGGAACGTGACGAGCCCCACGCACAGGCGCAATCCCTGGGCGGTGCTCGTGGTGTTCTTCGTGCTCGTCGCGGTCGTCGCCGTGGTGGGTTCGCTGGCGACGACGGCCGCGCCGGAGACGTATTCCCGGCTGGTGCTGCCGGGCTGGGCGCCGCCCGCGTCGCTGTTCGGTCCCGTGTGGACACTGCTGTACGTGCTGCTCGCGTTCGCGGGCTGGGTCTACTGGCGCACCGACGGCGAGACGCAGGGCTTCGCGATGTACGGCGTCAGCCTGCTGTTCAACCTGCTGTGGACCGCGCTGTTCTTCGCCGGCGGCTCCACGCGGCTGGCGGTGGTGGCCATCGTGCTGCTCGACTTCACGGTGCTGATGACGATCGGCCTGTTCTACCGCCGCTCCCGCCTGGCCGCGGTGCTGCTGCTGCCTTACTTCTTCTGGATCGCCTACGCGACCGCGCTGAACGTCGCGATCGTCGCGCTCAACGAAGGCCTCCGCTAGCGCCGTAGAACTCGGCGACCGCGGTGAACGCGACCTTCGGCTCCCACGGCAGATCCGGGTAGGCCGTGCCGTTCTTGCCTTCCAGCACTTTGACGATGCCGCCGCCCGCCAGGTCGAGGTCGTCGCGCGGGTCTCCATCGGGGCGATGCGGGTGCGTGTGCAGCGCGA encodes:
- a CDS encoding TspO/MBR family protein, which encodes MTSPTHRRNPWAVLVVFFVLVAVVAVVGSLATTAAPETYSRLVLPGWAPPASLFGPVWTLLYVLLAFAGWVYWRTDGETQGFAMYGVSLLFNLLWTALFFAGGSTRLAVVAIVLLDFTVLMTIGLFYRRSRLAAVLLLPYFFWIAYATALNVAIVALNEGLR